TGAATGAAGCTCTGGAAGATCGATCTTATGAGGTTCATGCATTTGAGTCTCCTCTGGAAGCACTGAAAAATATCGACAAAGCACCGCCGACAGTCGTTATCTCGGATGTCCGTATGCCGGAAATGAGTGGTTTGGAGTTCATGGAAGAGATTCATCAGATTGATAAGTCAATTCCTGTGATTATCATGACCGCTCATGCTGACTTGAATACTGCAGTACGCTCTTTGCAAAGCAGTGCTTTTGAATATTTGCCGAAACCATTTGAGATTGATGATGCCTTAACGGTTATTGACCGCGCGATTAAACGCCATTTATCGGGTGGCAAGAAACCAAGAAAAACGAAAACGACGAAACAGCCTTTGAACATCATTGGTTCTGCACCATCGATGCAGGAAGTATTTCGTATTTTGGGGCGTGTATCCCAATTGGATGTAACCGTTTTAATCAACGGCGAAACCGGTACGGGGAAAGAGTTGGTTGCAAGAGCGTTGTATGAATTGAGTAGTCGGGCGAACCAACCTTTTGTTGCCATCAATACTGCGGCGATTCCTCGTGATTTGCTGGAGTCTGAACTTTTCGGTCATGAAAAAGGTGCTTTTACGGGGGCTTTGACACAACGTGTAGGGCGTTTTGAGGAAGCGAATGGCGGTACGCTGTTCTTGGATGAAATCGGTGATATGCCGGTAGATTTACAAACGCGTCTATTGCGTGTTTTAAATGATGGAACTTTCTATCGCGTCGGCGGCAAAACACCAATCAAAACTGATGTGCGTATTATCGCAGCGACTCACCAAAACATGCGCGAGCTTGTGAAACAAGGGCGCTTCCGTGAAGATTTGCTTTATCGTTTGAACGTTATTCGCATAAAAGTTCCGGCATTGCGCGAGCGTCGAGAAGATATTATTCCTATCTTGCGTTATTACCTATCTGAAGAGGCCAAAACTTATGGCTTGGAAGAAAAACAACTGAGCCGTCCAGTAGAGAAATACCTTGAAGGCTTACCATGGCCGGGTAACGTACGTCAAATCCGCAGTTTGTGTACTTGGTTGACGATTATGGCACCAGATAAAACTGTGCATATGGAAGACCTGCCATTGGAGTTGAAATCCGGCACGGTCACAGAGTCTGCCTCTGGTAGCAACGGTACAGACGATTGGCAAACGCCATTACAACATTGGGCAGAAGCATTTCTGGCATCCGGTAAAAGTGGTTTACACACCGAAGCCGAACCGATGTTTGAGAAAGTGTTGATTGATGCTGCGATGCGTGCCAGCATGAATCATCGTCAGAAGGCAGCGCAATTGCTGGGTTGGGGGCGAAACACTTTGACCAGAAAGACTCAAGCATTGGAAGAGCGTGATGAATTGCCATCTTCTGATTAATGGCTAGCCGGTGTCGGCGCATACTTAAAGGTATAGTGTGTTAAAAGCGCTGTTTCAATTCTTTACCACCCCATATTTTGTCCCTTGGGTTCGAAAAATGGGGTTTCTCTACGAAGCCATTGCCATGGATGGACGCTACCATCG
This portion of the Hydrogenovibrio marinus genome encodes:
- the ntrC gene encoding nitrogen regulation protein NR(I), encoding MNHQNTSEFQEPVVWIVDDDASIRWVLNEALEDRSYEVHAFESPLEALKNIDKAPPTVVISDVRMPEMSGLEFMEEIHQIDKSIPVIIMTAHADLNTAVRSLQSSAFEYLPKPFEIDDALTVIDRAIKRHLSGGKKPRKTKTTKQPLNIIGSAPSMQEVFRILGRVSQLDVTVLINGETGTGKELVARALYELSSRANQPFVAINTAAIPRDLLESELFGHEKGAFTGALTQRVGRFEEANGGTLFLDEIGDMPVDLQTRLLRVLNDGTFYRVGGKTPIKTDVRIIAATHQNMRELVKQGRFREDLLYRLNVIRIKVPALRERREDIIPILRYYLSEEAKTYGLEEKQLSRPVEKYLEGLPWPGNVRQIRSLCTWLTIMAPDKTVHMEDLPLELKSGTVTESASGSNGTDDWQTPLQHWAEAFLASGKSGLHTEAEPMFEKVLIDAAMRASMNHRQKAAQLLGWGRNTLTRKTQALEERDELPSSD